The sequence TGCTGGGCCTTACCTTCTTGTTGAGCTCCGTGCGGTGGTGGTAGCCCTTCTGGCCAGCACGAGCAATGGAGTAGCCAACCCGGGCTGGGTGCCAGGCTCCGATGCAGGCAACTTTACGCAAGCCCTTGTGAGTCTTCCTGGGGAGCTTCTTGGAGTGCCATCGGCTCGTCACCCCTGCAATTGAGATTCAGGGCTGGTGTCTGAGCACTGGGGGGAGATgcgaggggaggagggagcctCTTCACCCTTCTGAGGTTCTCAGAAGACACCGCGTTGGAAGGAGACCAAGAGCTGTCCCCACAGCGAGGGCCCAGGGCATTAGGACTGGTCTCACTTCCCATGAATCTGATCACTGTGATATGTTCCTGTGGAGCAcatccccacacacacagacacacatcTCCACACACGTGGGGCTGGTGAGAAGTGTGAGGCCTTTACATCCCTGTGACACCCCTGAGCTTCCTGGGAGGACTGGGCACAGCTGGCAACATGACCAATAGGACATAAAGGACACTGAGTTCTGCTCAAATGGAAGTGCACCATCGTGGCAGCAAGGGTCCCCCTACTCCGTACCTTTCATCCCATGCCCCTTGGTCACGCCAATGACATCAATCATCTCATTCTGGCTGAAGACGCTGTGCACGGAGACCTgcttctccagcctctcccGGACCCAGTCGACCTTGTCAGCCACTGTCCCCCCGTTCAGCTGGATCTCCATCACATGGGCCTTCTTCTGCCGCAGGGGGAGCAGCTTCATCTGCGTTAAAACAGTGCGTTAGGGCAAAACGTTGCCCCTCACCCTGTGAGCACGCAGACAGGGCTGCAACACCCACCACCTGTGAGAGGTGCAGGGGTGAGCAGGGGCCAGCTCCCCACCACACTGCCCACCTCTTTTATGACAGTCAGGGATCTGGGTCTGCATGCACAGATATCTGGGATCTTTTGGAGCCCGTCCCTTGCTCTTAGGCCAAATTGCTCCCATTCTTACCAGCTAGGCCATGGTAAATGCCCCACAGGTGCCCATCACCAGAACACACCTGGGGCTGAGCATCATGCTAGGATGCAGCTCTGCACTACAAGCCACAGCATCAGACTCTATCCTTTGGTCATGCTCCCTCGCTGCTTCCAGACAGAGCGATTACTTCTAGTTTCAGCCACAAGGTGCCCTCGCTCCCtcccagtcccagctccctgcacaaAGCCTCCACCAAATTCCCACAGTGGGACTTTCTCTGAAGGCTGCACCAGCCACAGGAGGTATGAGGCTCTGCCTCAGGCTCTGATGCAGTTGTTAACTCCAGGGATCAGTACGAAAATGGGCCCTGTGTATCCAGCAATCTGCATCTGGCAAAACTGCGTCTGCCAgtgggttatttttttccccagcacttGACACCAGTTGCTAATTTGAGGTGATCATGGGGCCTGAGGTCCAGTGCTGACACAGGGCTCGCCCTGCGCTGATCCCCGTGCAGGGCACTGTGCTGAGCCTGGCTCACACGGACGGGGCTGGAGTCAGGAGGTAGCTGGAAAGGTCAGCCAGCACCTCCCACCGTCTGCATGCTCCGTCCCACACCCCTCGACCAGCCTGTGCCTGCTCATTCTCCTGTAACCCCACCAGGACACCCCCGTGCTCTGAGGACGACCCCGAGGCCCCCTCGCCCACTGCCCTGGGTAAGGCTCTGACCTGCGTGTGCACAATGACACGAATGACCTTGCAATACTTTTTCATAGCTGCAAAAtccttctccagctgctttTTGCCATCCTCATCCTGCCATTTTTTGCAGTACTTGGTGAAAGCCTTCTTCTTGCTCTTGTGCCTACGACAGAAGCGTTTAATAGCTATCAAGAGCTGAACAGTGAGGCGTTTCTTCTCCGTGCCCTGCAGGCAGAACAGCACAGGGCCAGATCACCTCGCCAGGCACTTTCCTGGAGGCACCAGGTACCTGCGGGTACCTGCACCATTCCTGGCTGCCCACCCCATGAGAGGGGGCTCCGAGGTGGGAAGAGGAAAGCGAGTAACGAGCTGCAGAAAGGGCTGGTAATTCAGACCTTTCTGCATGAAGAATCCAGTTGTCTCCCACTGACTGGCTCAGTGCCATCAAAATACAAGCGCAAAATCAGAGCTTAGTGGAGAAAGGAGAACAGCCTCCACCAGGGATCGGAGGCATGTGGTGGGTGGATCTGACGGCCAACAGGCGCTTTTGCAGGAGATGTGATTCCTATGGTTATGAAAGTCGGgtttccattttcctctctgCCAGGGTGGGATTTGCGGTGTTGCTGTTTACAAGGGACAGGGGTCACGTTGTGCATCGATATTCCCcctgaaaaatctctttttgcTCCCTTCGCTTGGTACCTAAGCTCAAACATTCCAGTTTAACAGGGAGTAGATGGGCCCAACCTACACAACGAGAAACCTGCAGCGCACACTGTCTATGATATCACGGAGAGCGCTAACATGGTTCAACcactaaaataaatttacatatGCATATGCTGATTCCTAGCATCAAGCTGTTTGCAGCATCTCTGTGCATGACTGAAGAGTTGTTTCTCGCCACCccagagccagctgctggtagcTGAGCGGTTTGCAGTGGCTAGGCACCATGCAGAGCCTGGGGGAAAGGCCCGCGAGGGACTCCCCACGTGCAGGGGACCCCAGGGACCCTCCGCAGCCAGGGAGGCACCTACCAGTTCTTGTAGAAACGCCGCCTGCACTCATCACTGATGTGCTCAGCAAAAACGGTCTTGAAATTCCTCAAGCCCTTTGGTGTTTCTACATATCCCACGactcccaccaccaccatcgGGGGGGTCTCGATGATGGTCacagcctccacctcctccctcttGGAGACCTCTGCAGGACAGCAAAGGGAAATGGAATCAGATCATCCCCTGGGAGCCATCCGTGGCCCATCCCTGTGGCCCACTCAGCAAGAAATATGCTGAGAACAGGATCACATCCTAGTCTCACGGCCAGCCTCAGCCCTTccagccccttccagccccttccAGCCTCCCAGCACCACAAGCCCCCCAGGAGGGCCACACAGCTTCAACCACCAGGTACCCCCTAGGTTAGATCCTATGGCCCAGCACACTTTGACATCTTCTCCAGCTTGGAGGGAGCAGAACACTGGATGCCCTGGTGTTTGGCTGCAATCCCAGGGGCATCCCACGAATTAACATTATAAAACTCCCCATCAATGTGCTCCAGGATTTGTCAGGTAATTACCCCACAGGGCCCTTCTGCCAGCAGGGTCCAACAAACCGCCAGCCACCATACTAGCGTGGGGACTTCCCCAGAACCCCCTTTATGGCCTTTGGCCATTTAAGATCCCAACAGCATTACAGGAGATAGGCTACAAGCTCTGTGCTCCACCACCTATTTCCACGAGCAGCCTTTCCCCCAACAAGCCCATGCCCTCTCCTCCTGGATGTGACCCTGCTCCTTCAGCCAAGCCTTACTGAGCCCGGGCCTGTGCACCTCCCGCAGGGTGTGCGTCATGCCAGCTTTGTAGCCCAGGAAAGCTGTCAGGTGGACCGGTTTGCTGGGATCATCCTTAGGCCACGTCTTCACCCTCCCTCGGTGGCGGCGGCTTCTCTTGTGGGGGAGGAAGCCCAGGTGGCCATGCCTGGGAGCAGAGAACTTGCGGTGGGACTGTGGagaggaagaatgaaaatgaTCAGCCTCACTCTGTCCCAAAAGACACCGAAGGGACCAAGCCCAGAGAACAGTGGAAAATCTCCCCTTTAACATAAGTGAGCACTGGAAGGATTCTgggcttttccttctttctgacTTGAGAAAAAGACCTCATAATAGCATGGGCTTCTCTTTAAGTTTCCACCACGTGCATCAAAGAAATCAGTAAGTTTCCGTACAAATGAAGCAAACTAACTGAAAACTTAATCTCCCCCTTTTCTGCTTGAAGACTTTCAAGAAGTAGATTCTTTAATAGGTCTTCTCAACTGTGACGTTAATTATAACTATTAATTTGATATTCAGAAGCACCAAAAGGACCTGCTCAGAATTCACAGGGGCATGTTCAATGCTTTGTGTCATCAAGGCAAGTGGCACCAAGCAGGCACAGGTAACAACCAGAAGAAACCAGAAAGGATGCCCAAAGGAATCAGCAATAACATGCGCAGGTTAAATATGCACCTTGAAAAAAGAGTTAGAAGAGATAAATACATAAACCCCAGTCACAAGGTCATGTTGAGccaggcagagaaaagcagcagcacttcagAGATACGTGGACAAATTCTTACAGCATCAAGGCAGGAAGCTAGGGGGTCAGTCCAAGCACTGAGGAGTTAGATGTAAGCCCGCTGCAGCTCCCTTCTTGctgagcccagctccagcacctggcTGCACTTTCCACCACACTTATTTTCCAGCCCAAGTGGAGTTCTGCTGGGTCCAGCCCCACCTCAGCTGTGCTAACTTAACCCAATAACCCAGCCCTGTTCCTTGTCCCTCTCCATGCAATCCCAAAGGTAGCAGCGCCGAGCTTTACAAACCATGGGACGTCTTCAGCCCAagtcagcagcaggaagaggctATCGCGAAGTGCCTCCCCTGCCTAATACTTGGGATGTTTATCAGTCTGAAGACACAAATTTAGCCACTAGCTTCATTCGGCGCTATATTCATTTCATACTCGGCAAAGCTGGCAGGTTTGACTCTAACAGTTGGGATGTGGTAAAGGTCAGTTGCTGGTGTCTCAGTTTACCGCTCGCCCTCCTGAACAGCCCGAGCGTGAACGGAACCGATCACAATGGCTCCCAACCACGGCACAACCAGGGCAAAGCTGGGAGTCTGCGATTTGGGAGTCAGATTTGGTGCGTTGAGCAGGCTGCTCTTGGACAGGGACAGATTAAATGATAATAATGGTGATAAATGCGTCAGTGTAGGCAGTAAAGACTCGGTGGTTCTGACTGGAGAAGAGGTGAAGCCAACACCGTGCGTGGGCACACTCAGGGGTGAAACAACCAGTGCCACAGCACCGAGGATGCTCAGAGCATCCGGCACTGCTGACAGCGTGAACCCAGCCCCTCCATGCTGAGGGCTGTGAGCTAAAACACAGAGGGGGGGGAACAgggccagctcccagcccagtcAAGCCCCCCCCAAGGCGCCGCCAtgcccccatccctcccacccccgagactacaactcccagcaggCACCGGGGCTCGCGCGGAGCATGCGCAGAGCGGCGCCGCCCGCCGTAGAGGACGCCGCCATCTTGGCCGCGTCCCCGCCGGCACCATGGCGGAGGGCCGGGACCGCGATGTGTACacggcgccgccgccccgcacGCCCGTGGCCGACAGGACCACGTCGGTGCCCAACCCCGTCACCTTCCTGCAGGCCGTCTTCAGTTATGTCATCGACACGCCCGTTACCTTCGTGCGGGGTacggcagggccgggccgggccgggccgggagcggggatggggctgagggggacggggacaaggacaaggggatgaggggatggagggggtggggggggaaggggggagctgCCACACACGGGGGGGGCACGAACAAGGGCACGGCACTGGCGTTGGGGTGGCTGCACGGGGAtggtggcactgggagggacACACGGAGGGATGGACACACGGACAGGGGACACACGGACACGGGGACGCGCAGGGCCGGGGGTGTCTGACCGCTGCCGTTGCAGAGTGGATCGAGAGCCGCCAGGCCAAGAACAAGTTCTACTACTACCACCAGAAGTTTCCCCGCGTGCCCGACCTGAGCGAGTGCGTGGAGGGCGACCACCTCTGCTTCTTCGAGGCTGAAGCGCAGTGGAGGAGGGACAGGTAGGGCACCGGGCTGCCTCCCTCGGTCAGGGTGGCAGGAAATCGCAGTATTTTAGTGGGTTTTGGGGGCATTCAATGTTTTCCTTATGCACCTGAATCGCAGCCACCTTCTTACAGAATGCTGGTGTTCATAGGTGTGCTGCCCCCTGCACAGCTGGGCAGGGTGGCATCagctgtccccctgcagggTTCTGTGAAAACCCAGAGCTGAACTGCCACCACCTAGCATCTTCACACCTTTGTTCATATCTTTGTTTTATACTCATCTCCTGCACAGGATGGTGGACCAGCAGATTGTGGAGATCTGCCGGGAAAGGCTCGGTGCATGCAAGCAGAGGGAAGGACCGAACCAGTTTCAGAACTGTGCCAAAGAGATGGAGCAGCTCGCACAGGTCACCAAGGCCTACCAGACCAGATGTGAGTACGGCAGCAGCACGTGCAatctgctgtggggctgtgacaCCTCGGGAAAAGGTTCAGAACCAAGATTCCTGCTTGGAATTTTACCTTTGTGATAAAAATTCCCTCTTGGTAAATGCTACAAAGCTGGGCTTGGTGctcagctgtgctgggcagTGACATTAAATAAGCACAGCAgtttgtcactgctgctgctgccaaagccaTCAGGGCTGTGTGCATCTGCACTGCAGCTTTCACTGCCCTGATGCTCAAGTGCCAGATGTTCCCATGGAGCTTAGTTCCTTACAGGTGAGACACTCTCACGACCTTCACATGATCACTTCTCTTCCTAGATGGTGATCTGGGTGTCCATGGAAATTCCAGGACATGCCTGATGAAGCAGAAGCACCGGATGATCGAGGAGAGGAAGGCACAAGCAAACGCATCTTAGATCCGGGTACGGAATGGTTAGCACCTCCTCCTTGGTGCTCACTGAATACTGTTGTGTCTTTGAACTGTGATGCTATTGCCCTCTACAATAAACGTACAACACAGAGAAGCTGTTTCCAGGTCTGCGTTCATCTCTGAATTCACTGGTTGCTGCCACACTCAGTATTTCCCAGCATTTCCctgccagccccttcccctgctgccatGAAGCAACAGTTCTGCTCTACCCAGCCCTGGAAGGGACCTCCCTCAGAGTGAGTTGTGCTGCAGGACAGTATAAAGGCCTGTTAGATTCCTTCAGAGCTGTTCTAGACCCAATATAGGATTAATGCATGATTAACAAGGATTAGTGTAATGTAACATTCAATTTCATTCAACAGATGTTTAGATCCCAGTCCCCAGACTAAAATCTGTGCTGGGGATTTGAGTAGACTTAATCCGCATGCCCAACACAACAAGCATCCCATCACACCAGTTTCTTGTCCACTGATCATTTTATTGTCTTGTACAAAAACCACTTAAGTAGTtgccacagcagctgcctgggttCTCTGCACCGAGACTCTGGTGTGGGTCTTGGCCAGATGATCAGTGAactcctgcaaaaaaaaaggttaatttttaTAAATCACTCTCACAGCATCAATACTGCATCCCTTTCCATGTGTATGTGTTGGGCAGGAGGGGATGTTCAGATACAGCTTGTTTTTCAAGTGCTGAGTAAACCTCAAAGTGAGATCCTGCTGCCTGGGGATTTCAGGTGGGTGAACAAGTCAGGGAAGAGGGACTGAGCAGCACTACAGGGCTGGTAACTGCAGTTAGCAGCAGGAAGACCCCAGGTACAGCTGCACGAGGCTGGTTCACAGAAATGCTGAGGCTGGAAAGGAGCTGGAGAGGCTCTGGGAATTACCTCGGAATTATTTGCTCCAACCCCCCAACAAGCAGGGTcaagagcaggctgcccaggaccacatcccgTCAAGTTCTGTCATCTCCAATGGACTCTAACCTGGGCCACACATCCCAGGGCCCAGCCCTCAAAGGTTCTGTGCTCTTACCTGGTAAGGAGACTTGGTGAACACAGTCTCTTTCCAGAGGTCAGGAGTCAGGTAACTGTAGGTCTTGGAGATGGCATCGAAGGTGGCTTTGGCTATTGACACAAGGCAAACATTGCACATCAGGGTTACAGCCAACAGCTCTCCCGCACCCACCCACGCAGCTTCAGGAGTGTGGAATTTCAGAAGGAACAGGGAGACCATAACAGGGTCCCTCTGTTATACGTTCCAAATTCaggtttctttctctctccatttaCGACAATTACACTACTTCAGACAAGTGCAACCGCGCAGattgggagatttttttttttctatcaatgCACATAGGATTTTATAATTAACTTCGTAGAACTCCACCATCAGCTACAGGAGTAAACGCATAGCCTGCATTGCAGGAAGTACCAGCACAAGGCTGCATTCCTCCTTGAATGCTAGAAGCTTTTGatttaacacatttaaaaaatgctgtagaaattattttcctgtcagcAACAGAAAATTGTCCATACAGACACATCTAACCCGtgaagcagcagcctggcactTACCAAAGTTGCCCAGTGTGGCAGTACAGCCCCTGGCAGAAGTATAACAGTCATCAATACCAGCCATCATCAGCAGCTTCTTGGGGACAGGGGCAGACACAATTCCCGTGCCACGGGGGGCTGGGATCAGCCGCACCAGGACAGATCCACACCGACCAGTAACCTGCAGAAACACACCCAGTCACAACCCCCAACACACAGCACCAAGCACTGAGACAACACACCAGCAGTTCTTACCTTGCAAGGCACAGTGTGGGGCTTGCCGATCTTGTTCCCCCAGTAGCCTCGTCGTACTGGTACGATGGATAATTTAGCCAAAATGATGGCCCCACGAATTGCAGTGGCAACTTCTTTGGAGCATTTCACGCCCAGACCAACGTGGCCGTTGTAGTCTCCAATAGCAACAAAAGCCTAAAGTTGAAGAAAGGTTTTCAGTGGTGGATGTACAGGAACATTCAGACCACAATCCATCAGGGTCTGACCAAAGCTAACCCCAGGTGCTCAGCAGTTAAGTCACAGCTCATCCAAATACACGTTTTAAAAACAGCTCCTAAAACTTAAAGCTCATATGGTTTAAGCCTACTTTTGGCCTTAAAACTTATCCTCTagatcagaaacaaaaaatgggGATTGAGACTTCTGCTACAGCCACAGTCATCAAAATCCCAGCAGTTTTGAAGGAGCATTCCCTGTCCACAGGAGAAGCTTCACTTACCACAAACCCCAACATCACAGCAGCTGTGCAACTGGATTTTGTGCTAGGGCTATTGCAGCGTAACATTTGAAGACATTaatatagttttaaaattactaATCATAACCTTAAAAATAGCAGCTGCATAACATTACATACTACAGAACATTAAAGCATCTAGACTCATCTATTAATAGAACACCCAAAAAGCAACAACCAAAACTAAGGTTttgataaacaaaaaaaatacaacagaaaagtTTACCTTAAACCTTGTACGCTGACCAGCACGAGTCTGTTTCTGGACAGGCATGATCTTCAAAACCTCATCTTTCAGAGAAGACCCCAGGAAGAAATCAATGATCTCTGACTCCTGCAAGATTAAGTCATTTAATCCATAGCATAAAGCCACACGTTTCAACTAGCCCTACACGCAACCAGCATGGCTCCCACAAACCAGGGTCGACTATATAAACACAAAAGTTTAGCTAATAAATACTTAAGTATGTTAAGTTATGCAGTTATTAGCTTATTCTACCTTGCCAGGCAGTTCTGTCATATagctgcaattttatttttccatcactAAGCAGAATTCTTATAATCATTTGACCAGAGTACTACCATCTCAACACAAGGAGAAAGGCAACACAAATCGAATTACTCCT comes from Anas acuta chromosome 15, bAnaAcu1.1, whole genome shotgun sequence and encodes:
- the RPL3L gene encoding ribosomal protein uL3-like, which produces MSHRKFSAPRHGHLGFLPHKRSRRHRGRVKTWPKDDPSKPVHLTAFLGYKAGMTHTLREVHRPGLKVSKREEVEAVTIIETPPMVVVGVVGYVETPKGLRNFKTVFAEHISDECRRRFYKNWHKSKKKAFTKYCKKWQDEDGKKQLEKDFAAMKKYCKVIRVIVHTQMKLLPLRQKKAHVMEIQLNGGTVADKVDWVRERLEKQVSVHSVFSQNEMIDVIGVTKGHGMKGVTSRWHSKKLPRKTHKGLRKVACIGAWHPARVGYSIARAGQKGYHHRTELNKKIYRIGHGIHVEDGKVVKNNASTNYDVTEKTITPLGGFPHYGEVNNDFLMLKGCVVGTKKRVLTLRKSLLVHTSRRAQEAIELKFIDTTSKFGHGCFQTAQEKRAFMGPQKKHLVKGKPAVQEEL
- the NDUFB10 gene encoding NADH dehydrogenase [ubiquinone] 1 beta subcomplex subunit 10, with the translated sequence MAEGRDRDVYTAPPPRTPVADRTTSVPNPVTFLQAVFSYVIDTPVTFVREWIESRQAKNKFYYYHQKFPRVPDLSECVEGDHLCFFEAEAQWRRDRMVDQQIVEICRERLGACKQREGPNQFQNCAKEMEQLAQVTKAYQTRYGDLGVHGNSRTCLMKQKHRMIEERKAQANAS
- the RPS2 gene encoding small ribosomal subunit protein uS5 translates to MADDAGAAGGPGAARGGFRGGFGTGLRGRGRGRGRGRGRGRGARGGKAEDKEWIPVTKLGRLVKDMKIKSLEEIYLFSLPIKESEIIDFFLGSSLKDEVLKIMPVQKQTRAGQRTRFKAFVAIGDYNGHVGLGVKCSKEVATAIRGAIILAKLSIVPVRRGYWGNKIGKPHTVPCKVTGRCGSVLVRLIPAPRGTGIVSAPVPKKLLMMAGIDDCYTSARGCTATLGNFAKATFDAISKTYSYLTPDLWKETVFTKSPYQEFTDHLAKTHTRVSVQRTQAAAVATT